In Nonomuraea sp. NBC_00507, the following are encoded in one genomic region:
- a CDS encoding aminotransferase class V-fold PLP-dependent enzyme — translation MNVPPAYLSQFREPAGYVDFARIGPPSLAVARTVAQAAELLARDPSAALTRLELEASSARAAAARLLSCAPHEVAFVSSTSHALFAAAAGLGGGVVLVPRGEFPANVYPWLRFQERGGLRPRWIDSAAITADVLLEHLDDDVLALAVSAVDATTGHRAPLGALKEVLGEDRLLVVDAIQGLGAVPLDVAAADVLACGGQKWLRAGWGAALLLVRDRVADRLAPGLGGWSGVHAPFGARHPMPPLPGAVAHTPTNPDLSAVAALGAAIDLVLSAGEMNIARQIAHTLASLLDAARTAGAEVLVPAEPAGIARVRLPGHDPANTHAALGAAGLTTTLRGGWIRLSPHATTPGDAADRLRAALTPRKETHK, via the coding sequence TTGAACGTTCCACCTGCCTATCTGAGCCAGTTCCGGGAACCGGCCGGATATGTTGACTTCGCCAGGATCGGGCCGCCCTCGCTGGCCGTAGCACGGACCGTCGCGCAGGCTGCGGAGTTGCTGGCCCGCGATCCGTCCGCAGCGCTCACCAGACTGGAACTTGAGGCGAGCAGTGCACGCGCCGCCGCGGCCCGCCTGCTGAGCTGCGCCCCGCATGAGGTGGCCTTCGTCTCCTCCACCAGCCACGCGCTGTTCGCCGCCGCGGCGGGCCTGGGCGGCGGCGTGGTGCTCGTCCCGCGCGGAGAGTTCCCCGCCAACGTCTATCCGTGGCTGCGGTTCCAGGAACGCGGCGGGCTGCGGCCACGCTGGATCGACTCGGCCGCGATCACCGCTGACGTCCTGCTCGAGCACCTCGACGACGACGTCCTGGCGCTGGCGGTCAGCGCGGTGGACGCCACGACCGGCCACCGCGCCCCGCTGGGCGCGCTGAAGGAGGTGCTGGGCGAGGACCGGCTGCTGGTGGTGGACGCCATCCAGGGCCTCGGCGCGGTGCCGCTGGACGTGGCGGCGGCGGACGTGCTCGCCTGCGGCGGGCAGAAGTGGCTGCGGGCGGGCTGGGGAGCGGCGCTGTTGCTCGTCCGCGACCGGGTGGCCGACCGCCTCGCCCCCGGTCTCGGCGGCTGGTCGGGCGTGCACGCTCCCTTCGGAGCCCGGCACCCCATGCCGCCGCTGCCCGGAGCCGTCGCGCACACGCCCACCAACCCCGACCTCTCCGCCGTCGCCGCACTGGGAGCCGCCATCGACCTGGTGCTCTCCGCCGGAGAAATGAACATCGCCCGGCAGATCGCCCACACCCTGGCGAGCCTGCTGGATGCCGCCAGGACCGCGGGCGCCGAGGTCCTGGTCCCCGCCGAGCCGGCCGGGATCGCCCGCGTGCGGCTGCCCGGCCACGACCCCGCCAACACGCACGCGGCACTCGGCGCCGCCGGACTCACCACCACGCTGCGCGGCGGCTGGATCCGGCTCTCCCCGCACGCCACCACCCCCGGCGACGCCGCCGACCGGCTCCGCGCAGCACTCACCCCCCGAAAGGAAACACACAAATGA
- a CDS encoding NAD(P)/FAD-dependent oxidoreductase translates to MHAESLIDRALSKAISTPLWLDTPDRPAPRRPLDGEITADLVVVGGGFTGLWAAVRAKERDPGRDVLLVEGDRIAEHASGRNGGFCDASLTHGRANGLRRWPDEYDLLERLGAENFAGIAATVDRYEMSCGFTPGGALSVATRPHAIASLEPDVAGFLDRDDVRRLVRSPTYLAGRLETGEDATVDPARMVWELARVAEALGVRIAEHTPVARLRKHRDGLTVHSGATRIHAGQAVLATNAFTSLLGLRSLAVVPVYDYVLATEPLTPEQWESIGWQEPYGISDIGHQFHYYRRTADNRILWGGYDAIYHYGRSIRAEHEHRPQTHRLLARHFFETFPQLSDVSFTHRWAGVIDTCSRFCAFYGLTHGDRVAHAAGYTGLGVGASRFAADVMLDLLSGADTERTRLRMVRQKPVPFPPEPLAWAGIQLTRRAMAGEDETGRRTLWLRLLDRLGMGFAS, encoded by the coding sequence CGCCCCTCTGGCTCGACACCCCCGACCGTCCGGCTCCCAGGCGACCGCTGGACGGTGAGATCACGGCGGACCTGGTCGTCGTCGGCGGCGGGTTCACGGGCCTGTGGGCCGCTGTCCGGGCCAAGGAACGAGATCCCGGGCGTGACGTCCTCCTCGTGGAGGGCGATCGCATCGCCGAGCACGCGAGTGGCCGCAACGGCGGCTTCTGCGACGCGAGCCTCACCCACGGCCGTGCCAACGGGCTCAGGCGCTGGCCCGACGAGTACGACCTCCTGGAGCGGCTCGGCGCGGAAAACTTCGCCGGCATCGCCGCGACCGTGGACAGGTACGAGATGAGCTGCGGCTTCACGCCGGGCGGCGCGCTCTCGGTAGCCACCCGCCCGCATGCGATCGCTTCCTTGGAGCCCGACGTCGCCGGGTTCCTCGACCGCGACGACGTCCGCCGCCTCGTGCGATCGCCCACCTATCTCGCCGGACGCCTCGAAACAGGGGAAGACGCGACCGTGGACCCGGCACGCATGGTCTGGGAGCTGGCCCGGGTCGCCGAAGCCCTCGGGGTGCGTATCGCCGAGCACACCCCCGTCGCTCGGCTGCGGAAGCATCGCGACGGGCTGACGGTCCACAGCGGCGCGACACGGATCCACGCCGGCCAGGCCGTTCTGGCCACGAACGCGTTCACGTCACTGCTCGGCCTGCGCTCGCTCGCCGTCGTCCCCGTCTACGACTACGTGCTCGCCACGGAACCCCTTACCCCCGAACAATGGGAATCCATCGGCTGGCAGGAGCCCTACGGCATCAGCGACATCGGCCACCAGTTCCACTACTACCGCCGTACCGCGGACAACCGCATCCTCTGGGGCGGCTACGACGCGATCTACCACTACGGCCGGTCCATCCGGGCCGAGCACGAGCACCGCCCTCAGACGCACCGGCTCCTGGCCCGGCACTTCTTCGAGACCTTCCCGCAGCTCAGCGATGTCTCCTTCACCCATCGCTGGGCCGGGGTCATCGACACCTGCTCGCGCTTCTGCGCCTTCTACGGCCTCACTCACGGCGACCGCGTCGCCCACGCCGCCGGGTACACCGGCCTGGGCGTGGGAGCGTCGAGGTTCGCCGCCGACGTCATGCTCGACCTGCTGTCCGGAGCCGACACCGAGCGCACCCGCCTGCGCATGGTGCGGCAGAAGCCGGTGCCCTTCCCGCCGGAACCGCTCGCCTGGGCGGGCATCCAGCTCACCCGCCGGGCAATGGCCGGGGAGGATGAGACGGGCAGGCGCACCCTGTGGCTGCGCCTGCTCGACCGCCTCGGGATGGGGTTCGCCTCATGA